The sequence below is a genomic window from Peptococcaceae bacterium 1198_IL3148.
TAATTTAAAACATACTCTTTAAACCACAGATCATTTTCAATAATATAATTGATCATGCCGTTGACAAAGGCAATATCGGTACCAGGTCGCAATCTTGCATGCACATGGCACATGCTGGCGGATTTACTGATTCTTGGGTCAACAGCAATCAGTTTGGCACCATTCTCCTTGGCCTTCATCACCCATTTCATTCCCATTGGGTGATTTTCCGCTGTATTTGAACCAATTAACAAAACCACATCGGCATTTCTATAATCAACAAAGTGGTTTGTCATAATTCCGCGTCCAAAACTGGGAGCCAGACCGGCTACCGTGGACGAGTGTCAGAGACGGGCACAATGTTCAATATTTAGCATACCCAACGCTCGGTACATTTTGTGCAATAGGTAAATTTCTTCATTGTCTAGAGCAGCCGCACCAATACCCGCCATGCCAGTTGTTCTGTTAACCGTTACACCATTCTCATCCTTCTCAACAAAGGTTTCTTCACGAACTTTTTTAACTCTCTTGGCAATTTCCGGTAATACCCAATCCCAACTCTTTTCTTCCCACTTGTCACTGCCAGGAGCACGGTAGAGGGGTTTTGTGACCCGCTGCTTATTAAATTCACGCTTCCTTTTTTTGTTGATAACGGTATTACCTTCAATGATGCCATTTCCTTTGGGGCAAATTGTTCCGGCGTTAACGGGGTGATCAGGATATCCCTCACAAAAGACCGCGCGTCCCTCTTCGTTGGAGTAGATTAATAATCCACAGCCGCAACCACAAAAACAGCATAATGAATAAGTTTCCTTTACCTTTCTTAATTTGATAGGTAGTTTTTCCCCGGTAAGTTTACCTTGATTCTCTCCGGCTAGAGCTGGACTGACAGATATTAATGACAGCCCGGCAGTTCCAAGACTAATACCTTTCAAAAAATTACGCCTGCTTATTTTTTTCATTTAGCTATTTCACCTCGTTTTACGGGATTATAAACATTAGACTTTAGTGTTACTACTAAACCGCTGTATCCTTTCTTTTCGATATTCAAAGTATTTAGAACCCCCTCAAAGAATTATTCCACCCCTTTCTCTCTATAATTTTTAATTCTCAAAATGGAAATTGACCCCACTTTCTATTCCAAATCGAAAACTCCCTGGCTTAAGCTCCTTAATTAAATTTTTGCTAAATGTGACAGATAAATTTAAATATTTAGAATTTTTAGGACACGTAGCTGGAAGATAATAGTATTGCCTTTACTTTATCCCCTCTATTTAACGGCCCTCGTCCCCCCGGTATGTCGATTAGTGCATTACACTGCAACATAGACTTTAAAGCACCAGGACTTTGTGTCCCACTGGGAGCAGCATAATAACAACCATTCTTCCAGTAGACATTAGCCCTTAGCATCCGTCGTTGCTTACTCTTTTTGTTAAAGGACTCTTCCATAATGGCAGTTACATCGGGTAAACTTACATCTTGCAGGCCGCTCATTCTTTGTAACATAGGTCTTATCAGCATATAAAAGGTGATCATCGCTGCTGCGGGGTTGCCAGACAGACCAATAATCAGACGCCCTTTGTTTTCTCCACAGACAATTGGTGTACCTGGTTTAATTTTGACTTTCCAGAATAAAGTGTTGGCACCACTTAGTTTTATGGCTTCCTTCACATAATCTCTTTTTCCCACCGATACCCCACCGGTGGTCAATACAATATCATTTTCTTTAAGGCAATAGTTTAATAAATAGGCAATATGGTTCATGTCATCCACGGTATTCTTATAGGGGACAGCCAATCCTCCGGCTTCAACGATTTGTGCAGAAACCGCATACACATTACTATTATATATTTTGCCAGGCTGGATAGGCTCACCTATACCAACCAGTTCATCTCCTATTGTCAATACAGCTACCCTTGGTTTTTTAAATACCTTTACACTCTTTCTTCCCAAAGAAGCCAATACACCAATAACAGCAGGGGTAATTGCTATTCCTTGCGATAAAACCTTTTCCCCTTCAAAAACATCCTCGCCCTTATTAATAAAATTATCGCCGGGTTTCAGTGGAGAAAAAATTAATACTTTGTCCTCAACAGACTTGGCGTCCTCCATCTTTATTACTGCATTTGTACCGGAAGGCAACGGTGCTCCAGTGGCTACCGCCGCTACTTCCCCCGGAACAAGAGGTCTTGCTGGAAAGTCTCCAGCAAATACATGTTGACTAACTCTAAGTATGACTGGGTTTTCTTTACTGGCATTGGTAGTGTCTTCCGCAATGACAGCATATCCGTCAAGAGGAGACCTATCAAATGGGGGAAGTGGAAAACCAGCAATAATATCCTCATATAGAACTCGCCCCATAGAATCCATAATGTCAATTTCTTCAAAACCAATAGGCTTTGAGTAACTGAGCAGGATAGCTAACGCATCTTCAAGAGGTATTTCTTTGAGCATATGTGAGTTTTCCATAGTTTTTTATCTTCCTCCTTTTAAGCAGGAATTTAACACTTAATGAACCTTGTAATTAACGTAATTATAATGTTTCTCAGAAAGCATGTCAATTAAAATAGGATTCCTAGAAACGACATAAACAAACAAGAGCTTTTGAGAAAAAATAAAAAAATACCCCTAGATAAATCCAGGGGGAAAAGAAAACAGGCGCGTTTTCTTTTATGATAAAAAGTTAGCAACTTTGTGATTATCAAAGTTTGTCACCATAAATAGCTGGTATTAAAAAAACTTAAATTGTTTCCGTTGTCACAGCACTTAAAATTTGTTAATATAATTAAATATGTATAAATTAATTAATTTGTTGTTATTTTACTTATGTAAGTCATTATAGTGTTTCTGGGAAAGCATGTCAATAGAAATAAGCTTCCAAGAACCGACAAAACCAATATTACTTTTCTGAGAAGGGATATCTATGAATATTTCTGATAGATTTAAAATATTAAGAGAACACCTTGGTCTGACACAAACGCTTATGGCACAAGAATTGGGTATAGATAGAAGCCATGTTGGAAACATTGAAAGCGCTTCTAAGAAAGCGTCCGACTCTTTGATTAAGCATGTGTGTGTTAGATATGGTGTCTCAGAGTGTTGGTTAAAAAATGGAACGGGTAAAATGTTTATTTCACCAGAGGAAAGAATGAAAATGTTATTAGAGCAATTAAAAAAACAACCCTCTGTTAATGCTTATTACAGTTATTTGGTTGGTAATAAACTTCCCCTGCCAGATGAATTGCCTGATCACCTTCAAGCTCAGGCCCATTTGTTACAACAAAGGAAGGAAGCTATTAAAGAGGATTGGAAAAAAAGAAACCCGATCATCAACCCTGAGTCTGGGGCAACAAATAATAACCTGTTAGACATCCAACACAAATTAGCCAATGAAGCTGACAGGCTAGAGCTGGAAGAAATGAAAAAGACTTTAGAAGAGCTCTTCGATGCCGGTCCTTCATATAGAGAGTGGGCAAAAATACAATTTAAATACGCTTTTCCGGAAACAGTGGTTGCCCAGGCACGGGCCTTTAGAAATAAAGATTAAAACATATAAAACAAAACACCACCGCAGACCAGCCTTCATGTGGATTTATACATGGAGGTTTTTTGTATTTCCGCCAGCTTTACGGCACTATTCTCAACTTGGGTAACATGGCTCACTGGAGGGACATGCAATCACAAATCATAGAACAACTAAATAGCATTTCTGTGTTGCTGTAATAAAATAATTAAGTTATACATGGTATTGTAAAATTCCTTTGACCAAGGCATCTCCGAAGCGTTGCAAACTAGCTGGTTACTCAGATTTTGTATATTTTTCTGCAAAGTTTCATTTTCTACCAAACTGGCCATATCTGCAATAATTATAGACAAAGTTAAAATGGTTTCGGTAGTATCAATCTCTGTTGTCATTACATCGCCTCCAGCTATACAAAAAAATCAAATCCCCATTTACCAACAAGTTGCTATTTTTAAATTTGACTTTTTGAGAATAAAATAAGGGTTGGTTTGTACCCTTAAAAAGGCAGCACAAACCAACCCTGTGTTACAGGTGGAATAATGCTCTCCTTTCCAAAAGGGAGGCTAATCCGTTTCCCGATTAACCCTAATCGGCCATAATTCCATAGCTTCTACGCCTTAGGCATTATGGCTCGGAGAACTCATGATTAGTTAATGGCTTTCATAGAATAGTTTATACTATTATTACAAAAAAAGGTTTTGGTGGCAATAACTATTTGTTTTTATTATAAAATACCATGTCTTTATACCATTAACGACACAAACAGATAATTTGTTACCTCTACCAAAAGCTTTCAAATATTCACTTGCAAAAACTAACAAATTTCTCTTACGTGGTAATGTATAATTCAACAAATTTGCTTAGTTTTAAGTATTGGTTGGATAACAAGTACCAGACACTCATGTCCCCATTTTGGGGTACATGGGGTAAATAGTTTTAGGTAATTAACTTTTATTTGGAGGTGCTAATTTGCATAACGTATCTCAAAAACAAATTAATACATTACAGATAATTTTAGAAGACTTGAAAAATCACCTGACAATAATTGGTGGATTTGTTCAAATCTCTTCAGAAAATAAGGCGTTAATGCATATCAACATTATCAATGATAGCATCGTTAAATCTAATTATTTAATTGGAAAAGCTATTTCAATCCTTAATGATATAGAACAACATTAATCTAGTTATTCTATTTCCTCATGTCCCCATTTTTGAATTCCAATTAGTATTTAAAACATAAATACTAGTGAAAACCATTTGTTTGAAATGAAGAATAAAAATTATTTATGTTGGTACCTATCTAGGAGTCCATATTATAACTGCAG
It includes:
- the glp gene encoding gephyrin-like molybdotransferase Glp gives rise to the protein MENSHMLKEIPLEDALAILLSYSKPIGFEEIDIMDSMGRVLYEDIIAGFPLPPFDRSPLDGYAVIAEDTTNASKENPVILRVSQHVFAGDFPARPLVPGEVAAVATGAPLPSGTNAVIKMEDAKSVEDKVLIFSPLKPGDNFINKGEDVFEGEKVLSQGIAITPAVIGVLASLGRKSVKVFKKPRVAVLTIGDELVGIGEPIQPGKIYNSNVYAVSAQIVEAGGLAVPYKNTVDDMNHIAYLLNYCLKENDIVLTTGGVSVGKRDYVKEAIKLSGANTLFWKVKIKPGTPIVCGENKGRLIIGLSGNPAAAMITFYMLIRPMLQRMSGLQDVSLPDVTAIMEESFNKKSKQRRMLRANVYWKNGCYYAAPSGTQSPGALKSMLQCNALIDIPGGRGPLNRGDKVKAILLSSSYVS
- a CDS encoding helix-turn-helix transcriptional regulator — translated: MNISDRFKILREHLGLTQTLMAQELGIDRSHVGNIESASKKASDSLIKHVCVRYGVSECWLKNGTGKMFISPEERMKMLLEQLKKQPSVNAYYSYLVGNKLPLPDELPDHLQAQAHLLQQRKEAIKEDWKKRNPIINPESGATNNNLLDIQHKLANEADRLELEEMKKTLEELFDAGPSYREWAKIQFKYAFPETVVAQARAFRNKD